The following proteins are co-located in the Paludibaculum fermentans genome:
- a CDS encoding fumarate reductase/succinate dehydrogenase flavoprotein subunit — MNLDSKIPSGPIEQKWQKAKFEMKLVNPANKRKYNVIVVGSGLAGGAAAASLGELGYNVKCFCFQDSPRRAHSIAAQGGINAAKNYQNDGDSVYRLFYDTVKGGDFRAREANVYRLAEVSVDIIDQCVAQGVPFAREYGGVLANRSFGGAQVSRTFYARGQTGQQLLLGCYQALERQVDAGRVKMLYRYEMLELVVIDGRARGIITRNMVTGEIESHVADAVVLGTGGYGNVFYLSTNAKGSNATAIWRAYKKGAGFANPCYTQIHPTCIPQSGDYQSKLTLMSESLRNDGRIWVPTKKADTRDPNTIPETERDYYLERRYPAFGNLCPRDIASRAAKVACDEGYGVGPGGRGVYLDFSESINRLGQNVIAERYGNLFEIYERITGDDPYKKPMRIYPAVHYTMGGLWVDYQLQSTIPGLFVLGEANFSDHGANRLGASALMQGLADGYFVIPYTMGNYLAGVKPGGVDATHQEFRAARETVDARTKKFLSIKGKKTVDDFHRELGKVMWEDCGMARNAKGLEHAIARIPELRAEFWENVNVPGSGAELNQSLERAGRVADFLELGELLCRDARIREESCGGHFREEYQTEDGEAKRDDVNFCHAAVWEYQGENKIPVRNTEPLEFEHVHLAQRNYK, encoded by the coding sequence CTGAATCTGGATTCGAAGATCCCTTCCGGACCGATTGAGCAGAAGTGGCAGAAGGCCAAGTTCGAGATGAAGTTGGTCAATCCGGCCAACAAGCGGAAGTACAACGTGATTGTCGTCGGCAGCGGCCTGGCAGGCGGCGCGGCGGCGGCCAGCCTGGGCGAACTGGGCTACAACGTGAAGTGCTTCTGTTTTCAGGATTCTCCCCGGCGCGCCCACTCGATTGCGGCCCAGGGCGGCATCAATGCCGCGAAGAATTATCAAAACGATGGCGATAGCGTCTACCGGCTGTTTTACGACACGGTGAAGGGCGGCGATTTCCGCGCTCGCGAAGCGAATGTCTACCGGCTGGCGGAAGTCAGCGTGGACATCATCGACCAGTGCGTAGCGCAGGGCGTACCGTTCGCGCGGGAGTACGGCGGCGTGCTGGCGAACCGCAGTTTCGGCGGGGCGCAGGTATCGAGAACGTTTTACGCGCGAGGGCAGACGGGGCAGCAGTTGCTGCTGGGCTGCTACCAGGCGCTGGAACGCCAGGTGGATGCCGGCCGTGTGAAGATGCTGTACCGCTACGAGATGCTGGAACTGGTCGTGATCGACGGCCGGGCGCGCGGCATCATCACCCGGAACATGGTGACGGGTGAGATTGAGAGCCATGTGGCGGACGCCGTGGTGCTGGGCACCGGCGGCTACGGCAACGTGTTCTATCTGTCGACGAACGCCAAAGGCTCGAACGCGACGGCGATCTGGCGCGCATACAAAAAGGGCGCGGGCTTCGCGAATCCCTGCTACACGCAGATCCACCCGACATGCATTCCGCAGAGCGGCGACTACCAGTCGAAGCTGACGCTGATGAGCGAGTCGCTGCGCAACGACGGGCGCATCTGGGTGCCGACGAAGAAGGCGGACACGCGCGATCCGAACACGATCCCCGAGACGGAGCGCGACTACTACCTGGAGCGGCGCTATCCGGCGTTCGGCAACCTCTGCCCCCGCGACATCGCGTCGCGTGCGGCGAAGGTGGCTTGCGACGAAGGCTATGGCGTCGGCCCCGGAGGCCGCGGCGTTTATCTGGACTTCAGCGAGTCGATCAACCGGCTGGGCCAGAACGTGATCGCGGAACGCTATGGCAACCTGTTCGAGATCTACGAGCGCATCACGGGCGACGATCCGTACAAGAAGCCGATGCGCATCTACCCGGCTGTCCATTACACGATGGGCGGCCTGTGGGTGGACTATCAGCTGCAGTCGACCATCCCGGGCCTGTTCGTGCTGGGCGAGGCGAACTTCTCCGATCACGGAGCGAACCGCCTGGGCGCCAGCGCGCTGATGCAGGGTCTGGCCGACGGCTACTTCGTGATCCCCTACACCATGGGCAACTACCTGGCCGGTGTGAAGCCGGGCGGCGTGGACGCGACGCACCAGGAGTTCAGGGCAGCGCGCGAGACAGTGGACGCGCGGACGAAGAAGTTCCTGTCGATCAAGGGTAAGAAGACGGTGGACGACTTCCACCGTGAGCTGGGCAAGGTGATGTGGGAGGACTGCGGCATGGCTCGCAATGCCAAGGGCCTCGAGCACGCGATTGCCCGCATCCCCGAGCTGCGGGCCGAGTTCTGGGAGAACGTGAATGTCCCCGGTAGCGGCGCCGAGCTCAACCAGAGCCTGGAGCGCGCCGGCCGTGTGGCCGACTTCCTGGAACTGGGCGAACTGCTCTGCCGCGACGCACGCATCCGTGAAGAGAGCTGCGGTGGCCACTTCCGTGAGGAGTACCAGACGGAGGACGGCGAGGCGAAGCGCGATGACGTGAACTTCTGCCACGCGGCCGTTTGGGAGTATCAGGGCGAGAACAAGATTCCGGTGCGCAACACAGAGCCGCTGGAGTTTGAACACGTCCACCTGGCTCAGCGGAACTACAAATAG
- a CDS encoding succinate dehydrogenase cytochrome b subunit, protein MSSIAVNSGLNRTATFYQSVVGKKVVMALTGFVLSGFVLGHMFGNLQLFQGREKLNHYAEMLQSLGGLLWFVRFVLLSAAVLHVTAAFQLWRLKNEARPQAYVKKAHIATTYAARTMIWSGPIVGAFLIYHILHFTTGQALGDQFIKGDVYHNVIVGFQNPAASFFYIIANILLAIHLYHGVWSMFQSLGVNHPKYTPKLKTLAKVYGFVVGIGNVSMPLAVLVGLVK, encoded by the coding sequence ATGAGCTCAATCGCTGTTAACAGCGGCCTAAACAGAACAGCAACCTTCTACCAGTCAGTCGTCGGCAAGAAAGTGGTCATGGCCCTGACGGGCTTCGTGCTAAGCGGCTTTGTCCTTGGCCACATGTTCGGCAACCTGCAGTTGTTTCAAGGGCGGGAGAAGCTGAATCACTACGCCGAGATGCTGCAGAGCCTGGGCGGGCTGCTGTGGTTCGTCCGCTTTGTCCTGCTGTCGGCTGCCGTGCTGCATGTGACCGCAGCGTTTCAATTGTGGCGGCTGAAGAATGAAGCCCGGCCACAGGCTTACGTCAAGAAAGCCCACATCGCCACGACCTACGCCGCCCGGACCATGATCTGGAGCGGGCCCATTGTCGGGGCGTTCCTGATCTACCACATCCTTCACTTCACGACGGGCCAAGCCCTGGGCGATCAATTCATTAAGGGTGACGTGTACCACAACGTCATCGTCGGATTCCAAAACCCCGCAGCGTCCTTCTTCTACATCATTGCCAACATCCTGCTGGCGATCCACCTCTACCACGGAGTCTGGAGCATGTTCCAGAGTTTGGGCGTGAACCACCCGAAGTACACACCGAAGCTGAAGACGCTGGCGAAGGTCTACGGCTTTGTGGTCGGGATCGGGAATGTTTCCATGCCCCTGGCCGTGCTGGTCGGGCTCGTGAAGTAA
- a CDS encoding aminotransferase class I/II-fold pyridoxal phosphate-dependent enzyme, translated as MANPGYEAGERAAEFIGAPVHRVPLTKSYGHDVKAMLAAGGSGAGVFYVCNPNNPTGTLTAREDIEYLVKNKPAGSIVMVDEAYIHFSDAKRCTDMVAAGKDVIVLRTFSKIYGMAGLRAGAAFGRPDLLSKMLGFGTGYTPSTGMVGASVSLSVKDLVPQRKKYTQDVREGVFSWMTQKGYSFVPSVSNKFMVDVKRPAREVIASMAKQNVYVGRAWPIWPTQVRVTVGTREEMEKFKSAFERVMA; from the coding sequence GTGGCGAACCCAGGCTATGAAGCGGGCGAGCGCGCGGCGGAGTTTATTGGGGCTCCGGTGCATCGAGTGCCGTTGACCAAGAGCTATGGGCACGATGTGAAGGCCATGCTGGCCGCGGGCGGCAGCGGCGCGGGCGTGTTCTATGTCTGTAATCCGAACAATCCCACGGGTACGCTGACGGCGCGCGAGGACATCGAGTACCTGGTGAAGAACAAGCCGGCGGGCAGCATCGTGATGGTGGACGAAGCGTACATCCACTTCAGCGATGCGAAGCGGTGCACGGACATGGTGGCGGCTGGCAAGGATGTGATCGTGCTGCGCACGTTCTCGAAGATCTATGGCATGGCGGGCTTGCGCGCGGGCGCGGCGTTCGGGCGTCCGGATCTCCTGAGCAAGATGCTGGGCTTCGGCACGGGCTACACGCCATCGACGGGCATGGTGGGCGCTTCTGTCAGCCTCTCTGTGAAAGACCTGGTGCCGCAGCGGAAAAAGTATACGCAGGATGTGCGCGAAGGTGTGTTTTCGTGGATGACGCAGAAGGGCTACTCCTTTGTGCCTTCCGTGAGCAACAAGTTCATGGTGGATGTGAAGCGTCCGGCGCGGGAAGTGATTGCGTCGATGGCGAAGCAGAATGTGTACGTCGGCCGCGCGTGGCCCATCTGGCCGACGCAGGTGCGAGTGACCGTAGGCACCAGGGAAGAGATGGAAAAATTCAAAAGCGCGTTCGAACGGGTCATGGCGTAA
- a CDS encoding creatininase family protein — protein MVHRLAAILFLAVLTLPAQSTRELNDLNWMEYRRLVPAQIQTVLLPTGTVEAHGVINNGADNTAPLALARAMAPKLNALVAPPLNYGVTGSLDGYAGTFQISEAAYRAFVTDIFTGLARNGFRNIIVINGHGGPQTAILNDIAEKVGREQRVRMLVSNWWAICSDVTLKVFGEDGGHAGWNETAFIQAIDEKLVHPELYSKELETPRPAAGTWAAYPFPTPVILYQPGQGSVRFDKAKASVYFQAVVERMADLVKGIIEKWDRAGLYQDVRSGALPPR, from the coding sequence ATGGTACACAGACTCGCTGCGATCCTTTTTCTGGCCGTGCTGACCCTGCCGGCCCAGTCCACGCGTGAACTGAACGATCTGAACTGGATGGAGTACCGCCGGTTGGTTCCGGCACAGATCCAGACGGTGCTGTTGCCCACAGGCACAGTGGAGGCTCACGGGGTGATCAATAACGGGGCCGACAATACGGCACCGCTGGCCCTGGCGCGGGCCATGGCTCCGAAGTTGAATGCGCTGGTGGCGCCGCCCTTGAATTATGGCGTGACGGGCAGCCTGGACGGGTATGCGGGCACGTTCCAGATCTCCGAGGCGGCTTACCGGGCGTTCGTTACCGACATCTTCACCGGGTTGGCGCGGAACGGGTTCCGCAACATCATCGTCATCAACGGACACGGCGGGCCGCAGACCGCGATCCTGAACGACATCGCGGAGAAGGTGGGCCGCGAGCAGCGTGTGCGGATGCTGGTGAGCAACTGGTGGGCGATCTGCAGCGATGTCACGTTGAAGGTGTTCGGAGAAGACGGCGGGCACGCGGGCTGGAACGAGACAGCGTTTATCCAGGCGATTGACGAGAAGCTCGTGCATCCGGAGCTGTATTCAAAGGAATTGGAGACGCCGCGTCCGGCGGCGGGCACGTGGGCGGCCTATCCATTCCCCACGCCGGTGATCCTGTATCAGCCGGGGCAGGGCTCGGTCCGGTTCGATAAGGCCAAGGCTTCCGTTTATTTCCAGGCAGTGGTAGAACGGATGGCAGACTTGGTCAAAGGGATTATCGAAAAATGGGACAGAGCTGGGCTGTATCAAGACGTGCGTTCGGGGGCGTTGCCTCCGCGCTGA
- a CDS encoding Mrp/NBP35 family ATP-binding protein: MPPQNEPPKMPIDGVRNLITIGSGKGGVGKTTVSVNLAIALARLGQKVGLLDADVYGPNVPLMMGIHDTPYAVENRIQPLEQHGVKLMSMGFLNPGDKPLIWRGPMLHSVMQQFMRQVDWGELDFLLIDLPPGTGDVALSLIQTAPITGAIVVSTPSEVALEDGRKAVLMFRQVKVELLGLVENMSYLIVPGTGQKVDIFGEGGGRRTAEAMDIPFLGELPLNPQVRIGGDTGRPIALMGEQEPQAEGFYAIAKQVIARCSAGPLRKAPSFSIED, encoded by the coding sequence ATGCCTCCGCAGAACGAACCTCCGAAGATGCCGATTGACGGCGTCAGGAATCTGATTACGATCGGCTCCGGCAAAGGGGGTGTGGGCAAAACCACGGTTTCGGTGAATCTGGCCATTGCCCTGGCGCGGCTCGGCCAGAAGGTCGGACTGTTGGATGCAGACGTTTATGGCCCCAACGTGCCGCTGATGATGGGCATCCACGATACTCCTTACGCGGTGGAGAACCGGATCCAGCCGCTGGAGCAGCACGGCGTGAAGCTGATGTCGATGGGGTTCCTGAATCCCGGCGACAAGCCGCTGATCTGGCGCGGACCGATGCTGCACAGCGTGATGCAGCAGTTCATGCGGCAAGTGGATTGGGGCGAGTTGGATTTCCTGCTGATCGACCTGCCACCGGGTACGGGCGACGTGGCGTTGAGCCTGATCCAGACGGCGCCGATTACGGGCGCGATTGTCGTCAGCACGCCGTCGGAAGTCGCACTGGAAGACGGCCGGAAGGCTGTGCTGATGTTCCGGCAGGTGAAGGTGGAACTGCTGGGCCTGGTGGAGAACATGAGCTACCTGATTGTGCCGGGCACCGGCCAGAAGGTGGACATCTTTGGCGAGGGCGGCGGGCGGCGGACGGCGGAAGCCATGGATATTCCGTTCCTGGGTGAACTGCCGTTGAATCCGCAGGTGCGGATTGGTGGGGATACGGGGCGGCCGATCGCGCTGATGGGCGAGCAGGAACCACAGGCGGAAGGGTTCTACGCGATTGCGAAGCAGGTGATCGCACGATGCAGCGCGGGGCCGTTGCGGAAGGCGCCTTCGTTCTCGATTGAGGACTAA
- a CDS encoding alpha/beta hydrolase domain-containing protein: MRLSGIVLLCVLPLCAGVTSVSVVERSDVLGGQSTGPAGPYERIIAKVQFALDPKLPQNKAVRDLELAPRNERGLVEFTADLYILKPRDPAKGNGTVLFEVSNRGGKGMLSRFNYARGSSDPRTEEEFGDRNLLEQGYTLLWVGWQWDTPPGDKLLRLDSPIAMLNGQAIRGLVRSEFIPDSRTNMMHLSDRKHTTYAAVSPAVTLTVRPTVLGARRTIPGADWKFNEDRTAIEMESGFQPGQIYEVVYQAENPRIEGLGLAAVRDAISFLKYGGVETLLADQRRFIKRSIGFGISQSGRFLRTFLYFGFNEDEKGRKVFDGVWADVGGAGRGSFNFRFGQASRDGYAHFNTLYPTDVFPFTDVPQIDPDTNKPNGLLMGVSAATMPKIFYTNGSWEYWNRCAALIHVSVDGKMDAPMSPDTRLYVVAGSQHGPGRLPSAAAGAQYPLNPNDHRPLQRALLDAMQAWIKDGKQPPASQYPLITEGQLVRPDQVRWPKSMKAALPEHPKVAYNVSYGPDWETTGVITMEPPKVGKPFPVLVPQVDADGNELGGIRMPEVAVPLGTFTGWNMRTAAAGAPKEMAPTLGSFFAFDKAAIGRRYASKEEYLKTVGLEAEKLVKLRLLLDRDRQRVVDHAAELWEFVQK, translated from the coding sequence TTGCGACTATCCGGAATTGTTCTGTTATGCGTGCTACCGCTGTGCGCGGGCGTGACGAGCGTCAGCGTCGTCGAGAGAAGCGACGTGCTTGGCGGGCAATCCACAGGGCCGGCCGGGCCATACGAGCGGATCATTGCGAAAGTGCAGTTCGCGCTGGATCCGAAGCTGCCGCAGAATAAGGCGGTGCGCGACCTGGAGTTGGCTCCGCGGAATGAGCGGGGGCTGGTCGAATTCACGGCGGATCTCTACATCCTGAAGCCGCGCGATCCGGCGAAGGGCAACGGCACGGTGTTGTTCGAGGTGTCGAACCGTGGCGGCAAAGGCATGTTGTCGCGCTTCAACTATGCCCGGGGTTCCTCGGATCCGCGCACGGAAGAGGAGTTCGGCGACAGGAATCTGCTGGAGCAGGGGTACACGCTGCTGTGGGTCGGGTGGCAGTGGGATACGCCGCCTGGCGACAAGCTGCTGCGGCTGGATAGCCCGATCGCGATGCTGAACGGGCAGGCGATTCGCGGGCTGGTGCGGTCTGAGTTCATTCCGGATTCGCGCACCAACATGATGCACTTGTCGGATCGCAAGCACACGACGTACGCGGCTGTGAGCCCGGCGGTGACGTTGACGGTACGGCCCACCGTGCTGGGCGCGCGGCGGACGATTCCCGGTGCGGACTGGAAGTTCAACGAGGACCGGACAGCGATCGAAATGGAGTCGGGATTCCAGCCCGGCCAGATCTACGAGGTGGTGTACCAGGCGGAGAATCCGCGGATCGAGGGGCTGGGGCTGGCGGCGGTGCGGGACGCGATTTCGTTCCTGAAGTACGGCGGGGTGGAGACGCTGCTGGCGGACCAGCGGCGATTCATCAAGCGGTCGATCGGATTCGGCATCTCGCAAAGCGGGCGCTTTCTGCGGACTTTTCTCTACTTCGGGTTCAATGAAGACGAGAAGGGACGGAAAGTGTTCGACGGCGTCTGGGCAGACGTTGGCGGAGCGGGCCGGGGCAGCTTCAATTTCCGGTTCGGGCAGGCGTCTAGGGACGGTTATGCCCACTTCAATACGCTGTATCCGACCGATGTATTTCCGTTCACGGACGTGCCGCAGATCGATCCGGATACGAACAAGCCGAACGGGTTGCTGATGGGTGTCAGCGCGGCGACGATGCCGAAGATCTTCTACACGAATGGCTCGTGGGAGTACTGGAATCGGTGCGCCGCCCTGATCCACGTGAGCGTGGACGGCAAGATGGATGCGCCGATGTCGCCGGATACGCGGCTGTATGTGGTGGCGGGGTCGCAGCATGGTCCGGGGCGGCTGCCCAGCGCGGCTGCGGGCGCGCAGTATCCGCTGAATCCCAACGATCACCGGCCCCTGCAGCGGGCATTGCTGGATGCGATGCAGGCATGGATCAAGGACGGCAAGCAGCCTCCAGCATCGCAGTATCCGCTGATCACCGAAGGGCAACTGGTGCGGCCGGATCAGGTGAGGTGGCCGAAGTCGATGAAGGCGGCACTCCCCGAGCATCCAAAGGTGGCGTACAACGTCTCCTACGGTCCGGACTGGGAGACGACGGGTGTGATCACGATGGAGCCTCCGAAGGTGGGGAAGCCGTTTCCGGTGCTGGTGCCGCAGGTGGATGCGGACGGGAATGAACTGGGCGGGATCCGGATGCCGGAGGTGGCCGTGCCGCTGGGTACGTTTACCGGCTGGAATATGCGGACGGCGGCGGCGGGGGCGCCGAAGGAGATGGCTCCGACGCTGGGTTCGTTCTTCGCCTTTGACAAGGCCGCGATTGGCCGGAGGTATGCGAGCAAGGAGGAATACCTGAAGACGGTCGGCCTGGAGGCCGAGAAGCTGGTGAAGTTGCGCTTGCTGCTGGATCGGGACCGCCAGCGGGTGGTCGATCATGCGGCCGAGTTGTGGGAGTTCGTCCAAAAGTAG
- the tsaD gene encoding tRNA (adenosine(37)-N6)-threonylcarbamoyltransferase complex transferase subunit TsaD, with amino-acid sequence MVRILGIESSCDETAAAIVTSDGELSASVVASQIDTHSKYGGVVPELASREHLRAIGPVVRGALEQARLGWDDIDAIAVTAGPGLVGSLLVGLTYAKAVCLVRGLPLIGVNHIEGHIHAVLLEARQCGAEIELPALALVASGGHTHLFEVSERMTYRLLGKTRDDAAGEAYDKVAKLLGFGYPGGPVLDKLAPYGDADGLALPISKMKGNALDFSFSGLKTAMLRWVQAHDMEGEIVTRRALMKLHPHPTVEQWLAVTPQTTLDAVAAFQRVVVEELLRRVGRAVEETAARSVIISGGVACNAGLRASAQSGRLMCPVYFPAPHLSTDNAAMIAAAAVPRFLRGEFDDLTLKAQANLTLA; translated from the coding sequence ATTGTGCGAATCCTGGGAATCGAAAGTTCGTGCGACGAGACGGCGGCGGCGATCGTGACGTCGGACGGAGAGCTGAGTGCGAGCGTCGTTGCGTCGCAAATCGACACGCACAGCAAGTATGGCGGCGTAGTGCCGGAGCTGGCTTCCCGCGAGCATTTGCGGGCGATTGGGCCGGTGGTGCGCGGCGCGCTGGAGCAGGCGCGGCTGGGCTGGGACGATATTGATGCGATTGCGGTGACGGCGGGACCGGGGCTGGTGGGTTCGCTGCTGGTGGGGCTGACTTACGCGAAGGCCGTGTGCCTGGTGCGCGGGCTGCCGCTGATCGGCGTGAACCACATTGAGGGACACATCCACGCGGTGCTGCTGGAAGCGCGGCAGTGCGGTGCGGAGATCGAACTCCCGGCACTGGCGCTGGTGGCCAGCGGCGGACACACGCATCTGTTCGAAGTCAGCGAGCGGATGACCTACCGGCTGCTGGGCAAGACCCGTGATGACGCGGCGGGCGAGGCATACGACAAAGTGGCCAAGCTGCTGGGGTTCGGCTATCCGGGCGGTCCAGTACTGGATAAGTTGGCACCCTATGGAGATGCCGACGGGCTGGCGCTACCGATTTCAAAAATGAAGGGCAATGCCCTGGATTTCAGCTTCAGCGGGTTGAAGACGGCGATGCTGCGCTGGGTGCAGGCGCATGATATGGAAGGCGAGATTGTCACGCGGCGGGCGCTGATGAAGCTGCATCCGCATCCGACGGTGGAGCAGTGGCTGGCGGTGACTCCGCAGACGACGCTGGATGCCGTGGCGGCGTTCCAGCGTGTCGTGGTGGAGGAATTGCTGCGGCGCGTGGGGCGCGCGGTGGAAGAGACGGCGGCGCGGTCTGTGATTATTTCTGGCGGCGTGGCCTGCAATGCGGGTTTGCGGGCGTCGGCGCAGTCCGGACGCCTGATGTGCCCGGTGTATTTCCCGGCTCCTCATCTGTCGACGGACAATGCGGCGATGATCGCGGCGGCGGCGGTGCCGCGGTTCCTGCGGGGGGAATTCGACGATCTTACGCTGAAGGCGCAGGCTAACCTCACGCTGGCCTGA
- the queA gene encoding tRNA preQ1(34) S-adenosylmethionine ribosyltransferase-isomerase QueA, with translation MQLSEFDYQLPDELVAQEPLADRSAARMLVVNRQAGSFQDASFRDLPAHLGAGDCLILNDTRVFPSRIFGKKIGYDRQVELFLLRPESSDRLTWSALARPGRHLHIGTRVYITPRLFAEILETRDRGERLLKFTCNGNLDAELEANGHVPLPPYIHRPDQPADRERYQTVFAEKPGSVAAPTAGLHFTPEVLDECRAAGAEIAKVTLHVGLGTFQPLSSDEVEQNHLHSERYEITAPNAEIIARATRRIAVGTTAVRTIETASRNGGFHPQSGETSIFLYPGCEFQGVDAMITNFHLPKSSLILLVAAFGGKDLMLAAYRHAVEQRYRFFSYGDCMLIL, from the coding sequence ATGCAGTTATCAGAATTCGACTATCAATTGCCCGACGAACTGGTGGCGCAGGAGCCTCTCGCCGATCGCTCCGCCGCCAGGATGCTCGTCGTCAACCGGCAAGCCGGATCCTTCCAAGACGCTTCATTTCGCGACCTGCCCGCCCACCTGGGCGCCGGCGACTGCCTAATTCTCAATGATACGCGCGTTTTCCCGTCCCGCATCTTCGGCAAGAAGATCGGCTATGACCGGCAGGTCGAACTCTTCCTCCTCCGGCCCGAGTCATCCGACCGCCTCACCTGGTCGGCTCTCGCCCGGCCGGGCCGCCACCTTCACATCGGCACTCGCGTTTACATCACCCCTCGCCTGTTCGCGGAAATCCTCGAAACCCGCGATCGCGGCGAGCGCCTGCTGAAGTTTACATGTAACGGAAATCTCGACGCCGAGCTCGAAGCCAACGGCCACGTCCCGCTGCCGCCCTATATCCACCGGCCCGACCAGCCCGCCGATCGGGAACGCTACCAGACCGTCTTCGCCGAAAAACCCGGCTCCGTCGCCGCACCCACCGCCGGCCTGCATTTCACTCCCGAAGTCCTGGACGAGTGCCGCGCCGCCGGTGCGGAGATCGCCAAAGTAACCCTCCACGTAGGCCTAGGCACCTTTCAGCCCCTCTCCTCCGACGAAGTCGAACAGAATCACCTCCACTCCGAACGCTACGAAATCACTGCGCCCAACGCGGAAATCATCGCCCGGGCCACCCGCCGCATCGCCGTCGGCACCACGGCGGTCCGTACCATTGAGACTGCCAGCCGCAACGGCGGCTTCCATCCTCAATCCGGAGAAACGAGTATCTTTCTCTATCCCGGCTGCGAATTCCAGGGTGTCGATGCAATGATCACCAATTTCCATCTACCCAAATCGAGCCTCATCCTGCTGGTCGCCGCATTCGGCGGCAAGGATTTGATGCTGGCCGCTTACCGCCACGCCGTCGAGCAGCGTTACCGCTTCTTCTCCTACGGCGACTGCATGCTGATACTCTAA
- a CDS encoding YybH family protein encodes MRLLVLCVLAASSLLFAQDDVTVTLQKQAEAWNRANLEEFMTTYMDSPDITFTGRAGVTRGYKPVLERYRKNYGTPEAMGTLRYSELEVRLLGPDAALVLGRFDLTRTQAGGGNASGHFTLVLRKTAAGWKIIHDHTS; translated from the coding sequence ATGCGGCTTCTTGTTCTCTGTGTGTTGGCGGCCTCTTCACTGCTTTTTGCGCAGGACGACGTCACCGTCACCCTCCAAAAACAGGCTGAGGCCTGGAATCGCGCCAATCTCGAGGAATTCATGACCACTTACATGGATTCCCCCGACATCACCTTCACCGGCCGCGCGGGCGTCACCCGAGGCTACAAGCCCGTGCTCGAGCGTTACCGCAAGAACTACGGCACGCCCGAAGCCATGGGCACCCTGCGCTACAGCGAATTGGAAGTCCGCCTATTGGGCCCGGACGCCGCCCTGGTCCTGGGCCGCTTCGACCTCACGCGGACCCAGGCCGGTGGCGGCAACGCATCCGGCCATTTCACGCTGGTGCTGCGCAAGACCGCCGCCGGCTGGAAAATCATCCACGATCACACGAGTTAA
- a CDS encoding iron-containing alcohol dehydrogenase, protein MFNFAFYNPTKILFGKGQIASISKEIPASAKVLITYGGGSIHKNGVYEQVMQALEGRTVLEFGGIEPNPEYDTLMGAVELARREKVDLLLAVGGGSVLDGTKFIAAAVPFAGEPWDILTKGAAVDSAVPLACVLTLPATGSESNTFAVVSRRSAGQKLAFGSVHCYPKFAVLDPETTFSLPQRQVANGIVDAFVHTLEQYMTFPVHAELNDRFAEAILQTLIEVGPKTLAEPENYDLRATFVWSATMALNGLIGSGVPQDWATHMIGHELTALYGIDHARTLATVVPHLFRVQADGKREKLLQFAERVWGIRTGTDDERCEAAIRKTEEFFESLGLPTRLSQYPEVKPETPALVAKKLESNGAVKLGERQDITPKTVEEILSRSLAA, encoded by the coding sequence ATGTTTAATTTCGCCTTCTACAACCCCACCAAGATTCTGTTCGGCAAGGGTCAGATTGCCTCCATTTCCAAGGAAATCCCGGCTTCGGCCAAGGTGCTGATCACCTACGGAGGCGGCAGCATCCACAAGAACGGCGTGTATGAGCAGGTGATGCAGGCCCTGGAAGGGCGCACGGTGCTGGAGTTCGGCGGCATCGAGCCGAATCCCGAGTACGACACGCTGATGGGCGCCGTGGAACTGGCGCGGCGGGAGAAGGTGGACCTGCTGCTGGCTGTAGGCGGCGGTTCGGTGCTGGACGGCACGAAGTTCATTGCCGCGGCGGTGCCGTTTGCGGGGGAGCCGTGGGACATCCTGACCAAGGGTGCGGCGGTGGATTCAGCGGTTCCGCTGGCGTGCGTCCTGACGCTGCCCGCGACGGGGTCGGAATCGAACACTTTTGCGGTGGTCAGCCGGCGGTCGGCCGGGCAGAAGCTCGCCTTCGGGTCGGTGCATTGCTACCCGAAATTCGCGGTATTGGATCCGGAGACCACTTTCTCCTTGCCCCAGCGGCAGGTGGCGAACGGTATTGTCGACGCATTCGTCCACACGCTGGAGCAATACATGACGTTCCCGGTGCATGCGGAATTGAACGACCGGTTCGCGGAAGCGATTCTGCAGACATTGATCGAAGTCGGTCCGAAGACGCTGGCCGAGCCGGAGAATTACGACCTGCGGGCGACGTTTGTGTGGTCGGCCACGATGGCTTTGAACGGCTTGATTGGCAGCGGCGTGCCGCAGGATTGGGCGACGCATATGATTGGGCACGAGTTGACGGCCCTATACGGCATCGACCATGCGCGGACGCTGGCGACGGTGGTGCCGCACCTGTTCCGGGTGCAGGCCGATGGCAAGCGCGAGAAGTTACTGCAGTTTGCCGAGCGGGTTTGGGGGATTCGGACCGGAACCGACGATGAGAGGTGCGAGGCGGCGATCCGGAAGACGGAAGAGTTTTTCGAGTCGCTGGGATTGCCGACGCGGTTGTCGCAGTATCCGGAGGTAAAGCCTGAGACTCCGGCGCTGGTGGCGAAGAAACTGGAGAGCAACGGGGCGGTCAAGCTGGGCGAGCGGCAGGACATTACGCCCAAGACGGTGGAAGAGATTCTGTCGCGGAGCCTGGCCGCTTAA